TTGAACACAGGATGTTATCTTGGTACAAAACCTACAAGCCCTTTCCAGCAGTCTagcaatgttttgtttgtgtgttgatttttgccgtttcttttttctcatcttGCCGCTGCATATctcactcagtcactcactcCATTGCTCCGCTGTGATCCAGCTGTCCAACCCATTCATCATCCCGCCACTTTCCCCCTCACagaattattatttctttgatGTGTTACTAGTTGAAAACAAATCCATTTTTCTGGCCATCAATTCATCATTTGGAATGGGGAGTCACACTCGAGTTGTAGGGGCAACCACATTTTTGCAACTTTCTCTGTGTACTGTGTCTTGTGTCTGCACACGCGAGCTTGTGTCTTTCCATGAAAATTAGTCCATCCTGTTGTGATCAGACCTGGATGTGGTATGAGTAATATCAGAGGCAGGTAGAAATATTTGGAAGAAACGGGGGGAGAAGTTGTGGAGGAGTGAGGACAAGTgtgaggagtgtgtgtttgtgagtgtgcgAGAAGGAGAGGGAGGCTTCCCTCTTCTTCCAGTCATCCTCCTTCACCTAGCGTCTGTGATAATTTATCACTCCTCCTAGCTTCGCTGACAAACTATTTGCAGGAAAATGAGTTTTTCCGCCACGGATTTGTCCTCTGGGAATAGAAAGgggagctgctgtgtttttattccgTCACACACACCCATCCAGATGTGTGTGCACACGCGCACGCCTGTGAGATCTCCAGTATTTATTGGGAGGAGGGAGAGGTGGTTAAGATAAATGAGGTAAATTAATAGAGTCACTGAGGGAAAAGATCTGCTTCCACACCAGCAGATCTGCGACTGACACAcacaagagacaaacacacacacacacacacgctctccATGTTCCTCCCTCGTTCACCTGCCTCCCTCCTTCTCACGGTTTCCTCCTGATCCCTCGTTTGCCCTCCCACAGATGACAAATGTAACACTCAGACAAACAGCGATCAGGGCCATACAGCATAATGTCAGCTTAGATCAACACTGGGACAAAAGCAAATATCACAGCATCGACACTGCATCACTGGCTCTCAGCctgcacatctgtgtgtgtgtgtgtcagtgtgtgttgttgttACGGCAGCTGGCCCGGGTCACTGGATTCCAATCTCAACTTTCAACCTCATCAACCAAGATATCGACAGTGTGCTTGACGGAGAATTACACAACAGTAAAGGCCTAATTACGTTGCTATTACCCAGGGCTATTCATAATCGTCAAACACGCCACATCGCAGCAGTAAATCTGGCGGCGCTCTTAATGCCTGTTATCATTACTCTCTTAACATTTCTTTCCACTTTATTGTCTGTTTACAACCGACACTCAGATCAGTCACAATTACATGATATGAGATGAACTGACTAAAGGGAAATGTTTGCACTGCAGAGGGAGGCTCTGTTCAAATTCACCACGCGTTTCATAAAGGAGGGAGAATAAAACACAGCCTTGTTTAGATGTGACTGCCAAACACTTCTCCATAAATCTACCACTGGAGTTGTCACACAGCATCTCTGACTGCCTTAGCTgaccacacagaaaaaaaaccttctggTTTTTCTCCAAATTAGTTTCATTGGCATGATACTATGTCAATATAAACTGACTGAAAATGTTACACATCTGAATAACAGTGAAAGAGACACGTGACCCAAACATGGATAATAAGCCAAATNNNNNNNNNNNNNNNNNNNNNNNNNNNNNNNNNNNNNNNNNNNNNNNNNNNNNNNNNNNNNNNNNNNNNNNNNNNNNNNNNNNNNNNNNNNNNNNNNNNNAGGAAATATATGGACaaaaattattagttttttgcttcttctttcttcttttttttcttcttcataaaATTAACAACTTGATCGTGTCTTAGAAGTCAAACAATATCTGAAAGCCTGTTTTATCTCTAAAGAGAAACCAACCCAAACTGAGAATGTGGCTTCAGAGCCCTGATCGTGTTGTCCTTTTGGTAAATCGATCCCAGTTCTGAAGCTCGATTTAATTTCCAGTCCCATTGTGACAGATGCCAATCAGGGAGGCTTCATCTCGTCTTCAACTCTCGGTAACCTCTCGGTGCCACCTTTCCCCCTGCAGGCaccttttcctctcctctggTTCGTCCACAGAGAACTGGCTCTGTCTCCAGATGATCTTAGGATTCTCCCCCACAcaccccccaccacacacacacacacacaccctttaaGTCTCTTGACACTTTTATTTCTCCTAAAACAGGCTCCCTTTTGTCCCGATGTGGAGCTTTTCAAAGGCTGACGGACAGGAGCAGATAAGGAGCGCAGCGCTCCTCTTCCCCTCTCTCTTTccgtctcttcttcttcttgaatCATGTTTTCTCTCATGTTCGGGCTGCTGCAGGAGACAGACGAGCCGGTGCCGCGGCGGCCCGTCATTAAAGGTGTCGAGTTTGTTTTACAAGCCTGTGAGAACGACGTTAAcaacgttttgttttgttttttttaaactcgcCGGGACCCTGACACCCCGGTGTGACGCGGCGCGGCGCGCGCGCCAAGCCAGAGAGCGGCTCAGGGCGCAGAGAGCAAGAGCGTGTGCtcgtttcagtgtgtgtgtgtgtgtggtttcacAACGTTTCCGCGCACAAATTAAGTGTGGAGAGGAAATTATTGGGAGCAAGAGGtgaaaaaagagcaaagacGAGCAGGACTGAGCTGCCACTTTTGTGCGcatttttagaatttttataattttttttatccattttaaactgaaacaaagtgcTTGTTTCAGTCTCGTCTATTATTTAGACTATCAGTCAACAAAGTAAGACAAAAGTCAAGGagtttgtcaaaataaatgttggtttgtcaaaaaaaaagttttggagaaaaaaagactagTGGCTTGCCACTTTTCTTCAAATGTATTTGTTCCATTAGTGCAcaggtttaaagttttaaagttaagCTTCTAAACACACCGATAAGGTAAtttcatgattaaaaaataaataaataaataaatttcaaaatttgCTGGCAGAACAGATCTAAACGCAGATGCAGACTAAATTATTTACTTTCAGGAGAGGAAATCCCTTCTTAGCTGCAGAAATGAAGTTGTTGAGTTTGGAAACATCGAGTCCTTTTTGGATAAGGAGTCACATCAATCTGTCAAAGAGTaataatggttttaaaaatctgcctttttatacttttctctTTGCACAAACGTCTTGATTTTTGTGGCGCTGCGTAAAAACCAAAGTGGCACTATTGTTCCCCGCGAGTGTGtttcttattctttttcttttctttttttaaagaagctttgCAAACTGGTTTTCTATCAGAGCACAATTCCCTGACGGATCAGTTTAGCAGTCAGGAAGAAATGCAAACCCCATCCCGTGCCCGGAACAAGTCTGACCGAAAGCGCAGCCGCTGAGTGGAAACAAGCCGTCTCCCTGACAAGTGTTTTCCTACACTCACTCAGTGGGTGGAATGCCACCAAAACACACGCTCTGTcatcctccttccctccctcctcaccCCTCCAAGTTTCCCTTCAAGCCACGCCCCCTTCCCCCTCGCCCCCTCCCCTGTCTCCCCTTCCTCACCCAATGGCCGCGGTGCGCAGTCCTCGGCGCAGCTCCCGGTTGGATAAAGTCTGCCTCGGCGTCGGCTGCGCGCAAaccgacacacacacgcacacacggcACAGCGCGGACAGGCAGCGCTTCAGTCCTGCTTCAGCCTGGACACACactcactgacacacacacacactcacacaccgcGTTTCAGAACCCCGTGAGGTGGATAGTACGAGAAAATCTGCGTCGGGGAGCGTTTTTATATATTTGGAGCTCCACTCTGGAAAGGTAGGCTCTCCTTTTAAAccctttctctttatttatttttttttattatcagataTCATCGTCTTCTGTGTCTGAATGAAATCATGAAGAGCAGCAACGACAGCGGAGGCTTCAAATATCCTAAAACATTGAtggtattctgttttttttttttttatcaaatgatCGAATCAGAGGGTTTTTGTTCCAGATAGATGTAATCCAAATGTTTTGgaacaaagaaatgttaaaaatgattaattttttgtcttaatgcgctgtttttgtttcatccgAGCACTAAATGGACCCAAAACGAACCCGTgatttaagatcattttagcCTTATCTGCTGAATTTAAACTCTGGAAAATAATAGATTTCGCGCTGATGGGGAGGAAATCAGAGAAGTGTGTGCAGTCCTGCTGGAAATTTAGAAATAACCTTTAATAACCAtagtttacaaaaagaaaaagaaaactttcaggAGGCTCACTGGTTTGgagaatttttgttttgttttgtttttaaatagcttTTATTTATCACACGTTGTGCCTTGTGCtcacagaattttgtttttataaaacaggatttatgtCAAATTAAGGATTATTaggaaaattaatttaaagtttttaattcaCCCTTACCACtacttgattttaaaaaaagcccacagctttaagtatttatttatggaaatatttatgttttaaagtgtGACACACAATTTGCAATTAGAGGAAAAATCAaatagtttttaacaaaaagtctttttttaaatatattaaaacaatttcaaatatCTTGTTAAGTTAGtctacacacaaacattttaaaggcacTGAAAATTAAATTCTTAAAGTAagagttttatataaaaaaggcaaaataagtttaaattaGGATATTTTCTCCCAATTGTTACATTTATgacattattaattatttaatccATCACCCAGCAGAATTTgtgctcttaaaaaaaatagaaaaagaaattaaaacaaactcttcattcagcttcttctcttctttaaaatcagacataatttatttagatttccTCAAAACCTCACAGCAGTCAGATGTTTGTTAAATCCAATAaattctctgtgtgtttgtgatcgAAGAAAAGGATTATTTTGGCTGCTGTTCTCGCAGAATACTCTGAGGTGTCTTTTTGTTGTGGACAAAGCTGATCAGAAGACATATTTCTTCTTAAATTCAGTTGCTTCCTTCTACGCCTTTTGACATAAATCCCAGCGTTCGACGTCgtcctgcagcagaaagcagaaagcagcagctaaaacagatgAAGCCTTGAAAGCAAAGCTTGCACGCGGCCTAAAACGACACTCCCAACAAATTGAACagctttcagagagtttcatttcATTGCTCTTTTGGCGTAACGTCCAATAAACAAGACAATTCTTGTACTTCCGCCGCTGCTGTCGTTCGAAAAGGTTTTTAGTTTGCCAGTTTCTGTGCCGAAGCTCATTTGTTTTATGTCGATTTAGATAAAAGCGCCTACTaaagtgacaaaatgtaaatgtcaTGCAGTTGGTTTAGTTCgaagtttatttattcttgcTTGAAGACTGATTCCTCCTTCAAAAATCCTCCTTTACTGTTTTCCACTCACACATTTCTAACTGAGGGCCggataaacagacaaaaaataccGGTTTATTAGTGTTTTAGCAGTCTGTGGTTCCAAACAATGTCTGGATAGGCGGACATTCCTTGATGTTCCGCACACATCATTAGATTGTAGGTGTTTCTAGTGTCCACAGGCCTTGCAGgctcttgttttctgtctcgtTAACACACAAATAATAAGAACTCTGACAGATACAGGTGGTTTGGCGACAGCGGTGTCAGGCTACGCTTTCCACGTCCGGCGAGGACGAAGACCGGCCCGGGTGTTTTCTTCTGTGCGAGGAGGAGCACGTGTGACAAAGAGTTTCATGTTTCCTGTCGTTCTGCAGTCTGGTTCCGGCGGTGCACTCGGGGGGGCACACTCATGTCAGACGAGGCGCAGTGACAGCACGTACAGAGGGACAGCGGCGGAGGAGGAGAGCGACACGTTCGGCTGGTGGAACAAGGAGCAAACACTCAGGGATATGTCCAGTAACTCTGGAAGAGGTAAATCCACAACACGAGCTGCGCTGCCCTGCCCTGCCCTGCTCCGCTCCGACTCCTgcctgtcctcctcctgctgctgctgctgctggcttcGCAGGATTAACTTCACATGTGAAGAAGATAAGAAAAGGCAAATGTCAAAGAAGGACAGATGATCCTACACTCCTGCAGTGAAACAAGCTGTAAAGATCCCATCTGATTTTGCGCTGCTCAAGAATAAAACAGTAATCTTGCTGCAGGGGCCGTTAAGTTGACAACAGAGAAGGTTTTAGGGTTTTCACACCGTCTCAGAAAACGTTTAGCTTTAAAGTTTCCCCCATTATGACTGAGGTGGAAATAAATGTTGAGGTGTCTGACCCCTTCCACCCCCTAGGACACACGCAAAGGAAAATCCAACTAAGAGCATCAAAACCTGTAACACTATTATTAGCTCACATGAATGAGACCACCCtgggaaataaaatgtcagatttattgAGCCTAATTGTGCTGACCGGTTCCACTAAACCTGCTTGTTTAAACGTGAAACAAATGTAATCGCCCTCATCAAAGAGGTCCTGGATAGCGAGGGATTCAGAAATTGTCACTCAAAAGCACACAGGGCAAAATAGCTCAAACTTCGTAGTAAATAGTGGCCTGAAGAGGAACGTGCGCGTACGGGAAGCACCTTGGGACAGTTTTTACTCAGTGAAAGAAAAGGTATACTTTAAGTAAAAGCTGGATTTAGTTGatttaaaagcttcttttctTGCTTCGATGGAACAAAACTGGCTAATTTTGACTgttaaaaatgaactaaaatcgttgggtttgaaataaaataattgtgtaattcAAACAGGGCAAACGTTTCGTTGTTTTAGAGTGTGAACTGTGAGTTTTTAGCTCAGTTGCTTTTGGACTTTTGTAGCTCCAGCCTCAGAACCAGACGGGGACAAAACATTTTCGGTGTTGGGTCCCAGTCGGTTTCCAAATTAGAGCCTGCAGAGCAAACGGTCACTTCAAATTAGTGcctaaaactcagttttttttcctactttttaaAGGCAAGATGTCCCGGATTTTATTACAAGCCTATTTACCATtgttcttcatttttgtttaatttgatcatgttgttgttgttttattgcagtttgtATTCACTTCTGATTCACCATAACTAAACAGCTTACATCTGCACAGCTTTTTAGTTGACTGAGGCTGTTTTTAGGCTTCAAACCCAActtgatcatcagaatctgctCTGTGTACCATTAGAGGCAGCTTGTGTCACAGTTTGTGGACTAATGTGCtctgaaaatttaatttctgtgtttctgaacaacttgttttttttttaatggaggtCTATAAGTGGGGGCTGTTATATCAACGGGATAATGAAGAGCAATAAGAAAGCACACTTCTTAGAGTGTGTCtttatggaaaaaaaggaactatTTGTCAGATAAATACACATCACAGTATTTCAGCTTTGCTCCTATCTGTATCAGCCATTTTCCTAAATGTCTCTCCGCTGATTTTTTTGGGGCTGAATTAAGGTTTAAGCACAAACATGCCTacctctctgtctgtttgtatgtttctttGGTGTGCATGGGATGTTTGTGCGCCTTCCTCGGCCCCTCCACCGCCTTCCCCCACCCCCGGCTCTGCTCGGGCTTTAATATCCTGCAGGTTGATGAAGCTTGGCGGGGAGATTTTTCTCCACACTCCGCTGCTGGCGTTAATAGAGGCTGCCCTCCTTCGTCAGATCGCCGTTTGATGTGGAAATGAAGGCtgggagaaaaagagagagagagagagagaagatgCCCTGAGAGAGATGAGCTTTAACTCAATGGGTTAAATGAAAAGTGTTGTAGGTGCTGAGCAGATACAGATATAGTGGAGGTTGTTGTCTGCAGGCTGGTTGTACCGACAAGAACAGCTGTCACCTTTTCTGctggctgttgtttttttatttaatatttatttatttaaaaaaaagaaacattattaaTCAATTTAACTCAAATCttctaaaggtttttatttaactttatgcACAAAGAGTCCATCCAGTTTGTGGCTTATATGTAAAAGCATTCCCTAAACGTTTGGATTTCTTCAAGCTTGTCGattgaaaggaaagaaaaaaataaataaagtcaattGAGGGTCAAGATTGTTTTATGGGATCTTTCTCTGAAAGCCAAACCTTTGTGGCAGTCAAAATAGAATTTCTTGGCTTACAAATGAGACTCGGGGAGAAAAAGCCAGCAGGTATTATTCGTAACGAGGTAATTAGCTCCATATAATGATCAGTCTGAAAGAACAGCTTTGTTGGCTCTAGTTAAACAACtgctggatgttttttgttgtttaattattattattattattttaacatttcctgGGTGTTTGAGTCAAGCTAAAATTCTTTGACTCAAATGGAAATATGTCATCAGATCAaggtgaaattttaaaaaaaaaaaagagctgtaaaaATCTCAGGGACTGGGCTGCAAAATCTTCTTACATGCAGCGATAATTACTCGACctaagttgtgtttttctgcagacatAAGTGACGGTTCGAGCAGTAAAACCTGCCTGCATGTGTGCATAAACGTTAGataaatattgcaaaatgtaAACTTCACATTGCTTGGCAGGATCTTCGCTAAAACCTATTCCAATCAGCAgtttgtgactgtgtgtgtgtgtgtgtgtgagctgtcCTATGTTCCATGACATTTATAAGTGTtcatcccccctcctcccccaggTCATGGGGGTCTTAACCAACTAGGTGGAATGTTTGTTAATGGCCGTCCGCTTCCGGAGGTGATCCGGCAACGCATCGTGGACATGGCCCACCAGGGCGTCCGGCCCTGCGACATCTCCCGGCAGCTCCGGGTCAGCCACGGCTGCGTCAGCAAGATCCTGGGACGGTAAGTCAGCCAGCCGGGTGCTCTTTGGACCTGTTCACTTGTGAGATGGCTAACACTTTCCCCTTTCGACCCCCCCTCAGCTACTATGAGACAGGCAGCATCAAGCCTGGCGTTATTGGCGGCTCCAAGCCTAAAGTGGCCACCCCCAAGGTTGTGGAGAAGATCGCGGAGTACAAGAGGCAGAACCCCACCATGTTTGCGTGGGAAATCCGAGACCGGCTGCTGGCAGAGGGGGTGTGTGACAGCGACACGGTGCCCAGTGTGAGCTCCattaacaggtaaaaaaaaacctaaatgggGAAGAAAAATCCGAATATGCCACCTTGACAAACCTTACCGTCCATTTATCAAGTCAACACAACATTTGTGAACCATTTAAAGGTGGTGCAAAGGGTTAATTAATTCCTTTGTTTCAGAATAATTCGGACAAAAGTCCAACAGCCGTTTAATCTCCCCTTGGATGGAAAAGGTCTGAGTCCAGGACAGACACTAAGTGAGTCTGTTTACAAACATCACACAGTAGAGGTTGTAGGTCACCCAACATTAGATTAAGGCTGAGAATGAGCCGGTTGGTTCAAAGCTTTAGGATGATAACTCGGTGGTGGTCTCTGTCTCTGACTCCAATCTGTGTCCGTCCTTTTGCTTGGTCCTCAGTCCCCAGCTCTGCCGTCACCCCTCCAGAGTCTCCCCAGTCGGACTCTCTGGGCTCCACCTACTCCATCAACGGCCTGTTGGGCATCCCCCAACCAAACACGGATGGCAAGAGGAGCCACGATGACAGTAAGAACTGGATCGGACCTGTGTAGTTTGAAGAAGCATGTTACCATCCCCgtcaaaacaaagaagaggGTTCTCAGTCGATCCTACGTGGAAGGGAACTGGACTTAGGACTTGTTTCATCAAGAGACAAGAGAAGACGTCCAGTTGCCTTCACTTGTACAGACTTGTATTATACTCTcccagtttttaattttcttttagtgaGCTATACACCCCTGCCTACTGGGTCTTTTTCCAGCCAATTGCCAGGAAAATGTGTTTACCTCGCTCTGACCgaagaaacagataaaactgatGGTGACACGTTGGTTGTGCATGCAAAAcgtagaaacaaaaaaactgaatatctGTCCCCGTAACTTCTTCATTATTGACCAATCAGTCGAATAAACCAGAGCAGGAGGAGCTGTTTAGTTTCAGCTTGATTTTGGTGCTCAAAATCGGCACCATTACCCGAATATGTTCACGGGGAGCTTCGTTGGTTTCACCGCCGAGCGCAGCATCGTGACAGATCCGTTCGAAAGACCACAAACCAAGACCGCGATTCTAATTTTCTCGTTGTCCCATCTTCCTTGGCGTGTTGTCCAGGCGATCAGGAGAGCTGTCGGCACAGCGTGGACTCTCAGGGCAGCGGGGGAGTCCCCAGGAAGCAGATGAGAGTGGATCATTTCGCCGTGGCCACGCAACACCTGGACTGTGGCTTCGATCGCCACCACTATCCGCCCGAGTCCTTCAGCTCCGCCTCCAGCAGCAAAACAGAACAGGTAGCAGTGAACAGATGGCTGAAAACTAGTTTTGGAAGTGAAAGCGTTGCTCTTTACTCAGACTGAAAGTTAAGCCCTGTTTCTCATCGCCCAGACTCTGTACCCGCTGTCCCTCATCAACGGCAGCCTAGACGAGGCCAAGAGCAGCCTATCAGCGTCCGGCTCTGTCATTGGACGAAATCTGTCGGCACACCAGAGCTTCTCCGTGGTCACTGGTGAGACGTTTAATGTCGGTCAGTTTATTTTGACCCACACAAACCACCGAAGCAGACAGAAGAGTTTTCCGATCGCCTTCATCgctcattcctttttttttttctccatgttgatttattttcaaacatgttcatgATTTGTTTCCGTTCTCTCACCGACCCTGCTTGCGCACCGGCTCCCACTCCCGCTCCCTCAGAGCCCCTACAGACCCTCCCGCTCTGTCTGAAACAGGAAATGTCCCCAGAGGTGACCAGTACGAGCCCCTCGCCCAACATGGCGGCCTCCAACCTGGCCATCGTGGagctgcagaagcctgtttctgtcagcagcagcagcagctgcaacaGCGGCGCCAACAACCATCATTTCCCCAACACCTTCAACTCATTCTCCCATCATGCACCAGTGTATGGCCAGTTCAGCAGTCAGTCTATCATCTCAGGTAACGCAGGCATCCATCTCATTTATGTTCACCATCATAGCATGAAGACAAGGGCATTTCTGGTCGTGTATAGTCAGAAaatggtggggggaaaaaatgtccCATCAAGATGCAAAATTCACTTCATGTTTTGCCATTActtgtggaaaacaaaagatttataaaagGCCATATTACCTGCTGCCTATCATGCAATAGGTTTGCAGTCGTAGCAGTTGTGGTCAAAGCTtgggacaaataaaaactttatgcACACAAGATGTTCCGCTCAaagtacatgttgtgaatgactctcagctactactccaacaaattttagctcattatctgtaaaattgactgagttatagccattttttgtgttggctaaggtcagttggctgtgggggccatcttaaattaaatcgactccaaaagtcaatcagttgtagacgttccattcaatgattactctctgaaagtttcattgacaTACGTCtcatggttcatgagaaattttgctaacagataaagaGGGTTGattctaacagttaatgctgatGTTTTAAACGAAGATCTGGCACAAAGTGTGGTGCTTGAAGTATgtattggggatcagtctcagctactaccacgaatacaattttagctcattatctgtaaaattgactgagatatagctgtttttgtgctttatgaGGTCagtaggctttttttttttagtttttgcccGACATAGCAGGAGCTGAAGTTAAATTTcgatgtgttttgtgtttttgcagggCGTGACATGGTTAGCTCCACCCTGCCAGGGTACCCGCCCCACATCCCCTCCCCTGCCCAGACGGGATACTCCTCCTCTGCCATCACAGGCATGGTAGCAGGTGAGACCAGaagggggtggtggtgggggggttaaAATAAGAACTGTAGCTGGGACTGAATGAGTCAGACAGGTATGGataggaggagagggggggggggtgagaagaagaagaaacgctCAGATGGAGGTTTGTAGATTAACAGGGAGACGGGTTGAGTTAATCAGTCACCCTGCCAGGGtgctgaggtgtgtgtgtgcgtgtgtgtgtgtgcaggtgtgcgCGCGGATGCACACGGGCCCGGGGGGTACGGGAAAAACAGGCTGGGGGTTCCGCCCTGCTGCCCacacccccccacaccccccacACCCAGACACCTTTGACCACA
Above is a genomic segment from Kryptolebias marmoratus isolate JLee-2015 linkage group LG14, ASM164957v2, whole genome shotgun sequence containing:
- the pax8 gene encoding paired box protein Pax-8 isoform X6; its protein translation is MSSNSGRGHGGLNQLGGMFVNGRPLPEVIRQRIVDMAHQGVRPCDISRQLRVSHGCVSKILGRYYETGSIKPGVIGGSKPKVATPKVVEKIAEYKRQNPTMFAWEIRDRLLAEGVCDSDTVPSVSSINRIIRTKVQQPFNLPLDGKGLSPGQTLIPSSAVTPPESPQSDSLGSTYSINGLLGIPQPNTDGKRSHDDSDQESCRHSVDSQGSGGVPRKQMRVDHFAVATQHLDCGFDRHHYPPESFSSASSSKTEQTLYPLSLINGSLDEAKSSLSASGSVIGRNLSAHQSFSVVTGRDMVSSTLPGYPPHIPSPAQTGYSSSAITGMVAGADYSGQSYSHSPYTSYSEAWRFTNPSILGSPYYYSSASRTGPPSAAAYDHL
- the pax8 gene encoding paired box protein Pax-8 isoform X3; this translates as MSSNSGRGGMFVNGRPLPEVIRQRIVDMAHQGVRPCDISRQLRVSHGCVSKILGRYYETGSIKPGVIGGSKPKVATPKVVEKIAEYKRQNPTMFAWEIRDRLLAEGVCDSDTVPSVSSINRIIRTKVQQPFNLPLDGKGLSPGQTLIPSSAVTPPESPQSDSLGSTYSINGLLGIPQPNTDGKRSHDDSDQESCRHSVDSQGSGGVPRKQMRVDHFAVATQHLDCGFDRHHYPPESFSSASSSKTEQTLYPLSLINGSLDEAKSSLSASGSVIGRNLSAHQSFSVVTEPLQTLPLCLKQEMSPEVTSTSPSPNMAASNLAIVELQKPVSVSSSSSCNSGANNHHFPNTFNSFSHHAPVYGQFSSQSIISGRDMVSSTLPGYPPHIPSPAQTGYSSSAITGMVAAGADYSGQSYSHSPYTSYSEAWRFTNPSILGSPYYYSSASRTGPPSAAAYDHL
- the pax8 gene encoding paired box protein Pax-8 isoform X1 — encoded protein: MSSNSGRGHGGLNQLGGMFVNGRPLPEVIRQRIVDMAHQGVRPCDISRQLRVSHGCVSKILGRYYETGSIKPGVIGGSKPKVATPKVVEKIAEYKRQNPTMFAWEIRDRLLAEGVCDSDTVPSVSSINRIIRTKVQQPFNLPLDGKGLSPGQTLIPSSAVTPPESPQSDSLGSTYSINGLLGIPQPNTDGKRSHDDSDQESCRHSVDSQGSGGVPRKQMRVDHFAVATQHLDCGFDRHHYPPESFSSASSSKTEQTLYPLSLINGSLDEAKSSLSASGSVIGRNLSAHQSFSVVTEPLQTLPLCLKQEMSPEVTSTSPSPNMAASNLAIVELQKPVSVSSSSSCNSGANNHHFPNTFNSFSHHAPVYGQFSSQSIISGRDMVSSTLPGYPPHIPSPAQTGYSSSAITGMVAAGADYSGQSYSHSPYTSYSEAWRFTNPSILGSPYYYSSASRTGPPSAAAYDHL
- the pax8 gene encoding paired box protein Pax-8 isoform X2; this encodes MSSNSGRGHGGLNQLGGMFVNGRPLPEVIRQRIVDMAHQGVRPCDISRQLRVSHGCVSKILGRYYETGSIKPGVIGGSKPKVATPKVVEKIAEYKRQNPTMFAWEIRDRLLAEGVCDSDTVPSVSSINRIIRTKVQQPFNLPLDGKGLSPGQTLIPSSAVTPPESPQSDSLGSTYSINGLLGIPQPNTDGKRSHDDSDQESCRHSVDSQGSGGVPRKQMRVDHFAVATQHLDCGFDRHHYPPESFSSASSSKTEQTLYPLSLINGSLDEAKSSLSASGSVIGRNLSAHQSFSVVTEPLQTLPLCLKQEMSPEVTSTSPSPNMAASNLAIVELQKPVSVSSSSSCNSGANNHHFPNTFNSFSHHAPVYGQFSSQSIISGRDMVSSTLPGYPPHIPSPAQTGYSSSAITGMVAGADYSGQSYSHSPYTSYSEAWRFTNPSILGSPYYYSSASRTGPPSAAAYDHL
- the pax8 gene encoding paired box protein Pax-8 isoform X5, producing MSSNSGRGHGGLNQLGGMFVNGRPLPEVIRQRIVDMAHQGVRPCDISRQLRVSHGCVSKILGRYYETGSIKPGVIGGSKPKVATPKVVEKIAEYKRQNPTMFAWEIRDRLLAEGVCDSDTVPSVSSINRIIRTKVQQPFNLPLDGKGLSPGQTLIPSSAVTPPESPQSDSLGSTYSINGLLGIPQPNTDGKRSHDDSDQESCRHSVDSQGSGGVPRKQMRVDHFAVATQHLDCGFDRHHYPPESFSSASSSKTEQTLYPLSLINGSLDEAKSSLSASGSVIGRNLSAHQSFSVVTGRDMVSSTLPGYPPHIPSPAQTGYSSSAITGMVAAGADYSGQSYSHSPYTSYSEAWRFTNPSILGSPYYYSSASRTGPPSAAAYDHL
- the pax8 gene encoding paired box protein Pax-8 isoform X4, with the translated sequence MFVNGRPLPEVIRQRIVDMAHQGVRPCDISRQLRVSHGCVSKILGRYYETGSIKPGVIGGSKPKVATPKVVEKIAEYKRQNPTMFAWEIRDRLLAEGVCDSDTVPSVSSINRIIRTKVQQPFNLPLDGKGLSPGQTLIPSSAVTPPESPQSDSLGSTYSINGLLGIPQPNTDGKRSHDDSDQESCRHSVDSQGSGGVPRKQMRVDHFAVATQHLDCGFDRHHYPPESFSSASSSKTEQTLYPLSLINGSLDEAKSSLSASGSVIGRNLSAHQSFSVVTEPLQTLPLCLKQEMSPEVTSTSPSPNMAASNLAIVELQKPVSVSSSSSCNSGANNHHFPNTFNSFSHHAPVYGQFSSQSIISGRDMVSSTLPGYPPHIPSPAQTGYSSSAITGMVAAGADYSGQSYSHSPYTSYSEAWRFTNPSILGSPYYYSSASRTGPPSAAAYDHL